The nucleotide window AGTTGGTAGGCTAAGCATGCCGTCAGCCATAGCCTACCTTGTTTTAATGGTCTTCCCCGGTTGAGGGCCAAAGCCAGGTCCTCGGCTGGAGTGAGGCCCTTTGGTGGATTCCCCCCACCTGTCTTAAGGCTGTCACTTTTCTTCTTTGTTGCTATAATAGCAAACTCAAGATTAACAACAATTTTAACAATTTCCTCTATAACAATGTAGTATACTCTAGTCTATTCCAATGTAGGCTACTTACCACTCTGcaatatgtttttatgtttggtTTTAACCTGTATCCATGTTCTTTTGTCGTTGCCGAGACCACTTCTGTTGAGATAAATACTATGGTTAGTCaatttagatatttttttctgGCTGCATTTACTATGCCTCTCttttcaaagaaatggaaaatacaTGGCATGAAAAGTTCGTTGAATTGTCCAGTAATCCTTTCTTTATTACTAATAgcgtggggattgaaccccggacGACCTGGGTTCAGGTCTGACAGGTTACCTCGAGACAATCTGCCTTATCACAATACTATGGtcaatatatttaattaaaatatgatACACTACTTACGCATTCAACCTATCGGCGATTACTTGCCAGGCGGCATCCCTGTTTTTATTAATGATGATCGTGTTCCCTTTTTGTGTTATTATGTGCTTGTAGTCCTCGTAGACCTCGATAAGCAGCTTCTGTTCGCCGCTGGAAAAGAATCCCGCTCGTGCCTTTTCGGACCTTTTATCCATGGATCGACACTCAAGGTCCTGGAATGGTTATTTATCTCGTTAGCGCACGTAATACACGataacgttagcctggtttgAATTAACCTTAACAAAGCGCGGCTGAATTGTGTTGATGGAATGGCCTAAGCCCCAAGTGGAGGAAGTTGGCGTTAGTTCTAACCGGGCTTAATCAACTAAGCCCCGCCTTCGTCAACGactttgatggaatacccctcaggtcattcattttttatatggacatgcgtgtgtatgtgttgtccaTCCAATTTGGAATATCGTTTTACTCAAGACCTCAAATGGCAAATTTCCACAACAAGTTCTCATTGTGCGGAAGCTTTGGTCCGAGTCTAACGTTTCCGGCGGTTCGACGTGATGACGTACGAAACGGGAAGCGCCTTCTGAACTTGTTGCCACGTCGAAATATCCCTGTCGGGTTTATTCACTGGGAATCAACCTAATCTATGGTTTAATATTCACCACAGCAATCATGGTAAGATAGATAGAGATGCGGTTTtgtgttaaaacacacacaaatacattgaaTGGATGTCCTTTCTGCTTTGAATGTTGTGTAATTTGTTGTCTCCCTAAACCCTTGCTACTTATTGTTAGCATAATGGCTATAGACAACTTCAGCAAGTCAATCAAAGCAATAATTTTCTATATAAATGACATCAATGTTGTTTTCCCACCGTAATGCAGGTCTCCGTTATCAACACAGTGGATACCTCGCATGAGGACATGATTGTAAGTTTCTGTTTGTTATCGTATCACTGAGAAGCTAACTGTCGCTATTAATCTTAGATAAATCTGCCAATATCTATATTCAATATACAGGACACGCCATGCACCTATATGGTTCATCAAATATGTAGATACAACGGTATCTTGATATGCTTAATGCATTGACATGAAGCTTGGAATAGTTATTTGAGAGAATGTAAATGGCTATCCCACCTTTATTCACAAACCACTTTAACCTTTCAAATTTTGCAATCTTATTGCAATCATGGCTTGTTTGAATCCATAGTAAATGACCTGGGCTTAGAACAAGCAAACCATTCAGTAGAAAGTTGAGGTTTCTACAAGCAATTGGACCAACCTCAGAGTAGCTCTAGGAATCAaaagtatgtgtatgtgggtaAAGGTTTTTTCTGCTAGTGCAAAAAGTTCCAGTAGAGGGAGATAATATTGCAAAGAGCTTTCCAAATTCATGGACTCTGTATTTACAACTCAACCAAGTGTCTCCTAGATAGTGAGAGTGAACGTCGTGAGATGTTCTTGGTTGGTTGATGTTCTCCAAGTAGTTGATGTGAATTTTTTTTCGGTCAGCACGATGCCCAGATGGACTACTATGGCACGCGACTGGCCACCTGCTCATCCGACCGCACCGTCAAGATCTTTGATGTCAGGAATGGAGGGCAGATATTGGTAGCAGACCTGAGGGGGTGAGACGCATACTATTATTTGGTTGCTGGTAAACCCTTCTGCTGAATGTTTTTAGTGTTAACAAAAATTTGAATTCCTCTCTCCATTCGTCTTTCCGGCTATCCCTCTCCATctattcccccccacacactccctttgtatccacctctctccccttccctccatcTCTGCCTTCTTACCTCTCCTCTCAGCCACGAGGGTCCTGTGTGGCAGGTGGCATGGGCCCATCCCATGTACGGTAACATCCTGGCCTCTTGCTCGTACGACCGCAAGGTCATCGTCTGGAAGGAGGAGAACGGCTCCTGGGACAAGATGTACGAATACACAGGACACGAGTCCTCAAGTGGGGAGCTGTAGGTCTGACTGACCAATCTGTATTACTGTTTGACTGACCATCTATCTGGCTTGCTGTGTTCCTCAATAATTGGTCAGACTTTACGATGTATCATTTCTTTGGTTCCAATTAGATaattgagtgtgcatgtgtgtctacaGTGAACTCGGTGTGCTGGGGACCATATGACTTTGGTCTGATCCTGGCTTGTGGGAGCTCTGACGGCGCCATCTCTCTGCTCACCTTCACTGGAGAACAGCAGTGGGACGTGAAGAAGATCAGCaatgcacacacagtcagtgtctctctttctctctcggtcTCAGTCGAACAGTTCAATTATGTTTAAAAATTATTCTGTATAAGAAAATAAGAGGTTCTATTTTTGGTGTCTTAGTCAGTGGTTGGGGTTAATTGAaatgggtttgtgtttatattttattctaatGAGTTGGTGGGTGTGGTTTATTATTCAGATTGGCTGCAACGCAGTTAGCTGGGCTCCAGCTGTGGTCCCTGGCAGTCTAGTGGACCAGCCGTCAGGACAGAAACCAAACTACGTCAAGCGCTTTGTCTCTGGCGGATGCGACAACCTGGTCAAACTCTGGAAGTAGGTCACGATGTTTATGTTATATAAAAATCCTACACATTATTCATAGGTTAATGTCGCACATTAATCAGAGCCGTTACAACCATCTTTaataagaaccccccccccagggaggaaGATGGCCAAtggaaggaggaccagaagctTGAGGCTCACAGCGATTGGGTGAGAGACGTTGGCTGGGCTCCTTCTATTGGTCTGCCCACCAGCACCATCGCCAGCTGCTCACAGGTGAGGAGTCAACCTTTTGACTTGGCTCTTACACGGGATATTGTAGTACTGCTTTTTGAAGCGTATTTTCAACATACTGTATGTTTTAACCAACTGAACCTTTTCAGAAATTGAATGGGGAATCTGCATGGTTAGATATCGGTTGAAAGCGGGTTTAATGTGGGTAGGTTGATATTTGGATGGGTTGACCAACGTGGGTCTGATCTCCGGCAGGATGGGCGGGTGTTCATCTGGACGTGTGAGGACCCGACAGGGAACACCTGGACGCCCAAGCTGCTCCACAAGTTTGTTGACGTCGTCTGGCACGTCAGCTGGTCCATCACTGGAAACATCCTCGCCGTCTCCGGGGGCGACAACAAggtaacacaccacacacacaatagtgaagaaataaaaacagagaATGGCTAGCGGAGAGTGCCTAGTCTGgctttataaatatatactgtatgtatagcACTGAACTGAAAACCATGACCCAAAACAAGAAAACGCACTAAACCTTGATTCACCTGAAAAGTAACACCCTGTTATATGCTGTGTGTATATAACAGGGTgtgtacaatatatatatgcacgcacgcacgacaaTATCCTACATGCTAATATGATCGGAACATTGTCATGAAGTGAATGCTCATATGCTTATGTCGTAAAATACAATATATCACGCTAatactctgtgtgtatgtgttggttttCAGGTGACACTCTGGAAGGAGTCTATGGACGGCCAGTGGGCTTGTATCAGTGATGTCAGCAAGGGCCAGGGGGCGGTGTCCTCCATCACAGACACTCAGCAGAGCGAGCAGtgatgcactcactcacacacatgaagtACAATACACATCTCATAACACACTCAGCAAGCAGTGACACAcaccataacacacaaacacacacacacacacatattacaacacacatgcatacactcacacgcgaacatgtacacacacacacacacgcgcacacgcacacacaccagatgtGATGTCCTGAAACATTCCGTCTGCACCTTCACTCCAACCTATCTCATAATGCCTTGCGGGTCTAGTGGCCACCCTCTGATTGACTCTCATCATAGCTCACCAATCTGCAGACACATCCTTCAGAACCAAACGAGTTCTGGTggttctgtttctctccctggGTTCTCCAGAATCTTGTGAATAGGATTTGAAACTGGTTCCAAACCAGCCTAAACCTCCCTCTAATTtgaaccccccccgcccccccccccccagctgcccAGAGCAGTTATGTGGAGGATAATCAAACCTGATTGAAACAAACTGTTAAATACTAGTACATGTTTAAACAAAGACACCTGGCGGTCTTTTTCAAGTGTAAATTTGGAGGAAatgatttgtatgttttttttttcgtgaatgatattaaattaaaaatgaaaaaaagattgTGTTGTGTAAATTGTTTTGTGTGAGCGTTCTTTTCTTTATAAGTAGCAAGTACACACAATACATTAGGggaaattgttttatttttctttcttctcaccACTGTAACGGTAGTGTGCATTACTCGAAAACTAGATACAAAACAGTTGCTCTGTCTCCTGGCCCTTAAGGGCCGAAAAGAATAGCCTCTTGACTTCGTCTTCGTATTTTGTAGGCTTTCACATTCATATTAGTTACTATCAATTCCTGTGGGTGATAACTGATGTGCTTCCAGATACAACCTGATAGTGTTTAAAAATATCAAACCTATTATGGGAAGTTTGACTTGTTGTGGCAAATAAATAGATGGGGAATGTGGCAAAGAAAACCTATTACCTTTCCGTCCATTCTGCGGATGTCTCGCATTACTCTTTCAGAAGGCAGATCCCGCTGACCTACATTGAAAAAAGAACAGACCACAGCATGGAATCAACTGTCATCTAAGATGTCTCTTCTAGTATCTAAATAGAGTGCAGATTGCTGTAGGCatcaaaatatatgcataacaGATACATGTTCCTTTTAGTGATGGTGAATAATAATCATATCAGAAGTACATTTCACTAGTGGGTTCTAAATTCAACACTAGTGCTAAAAACCGAAGTCAGGGAGAGTGCGGAAGACATTCTGGTTGAATCTTAGATACGTCCTTTATTGATGAAAAACATTATGGGAGAAATGAGCGATAGAACATAGATGTAATCAAACTGCTGACCATATGGAAAATATAATTTTCCCGAAAATATGGAGgcaccatttgattttactgaAATCCACCGTTTCCCGTATGTGCTTTGTAATGAGTCCTGAGATTCCGGTTTCTGGCAGCAGGGAGGACTGACAGATCGCAGAGTCCACTACAGAACATGGTTTATCTCAGAGAAGACGCTGGCATCAAGGGATCAGAGCCTATTCCCACCATTAACACAGCAGTGTTTACATGGAGCTATCTACTGCATTCTCCTTCCGTCTCTGAGAAACATGATAACACAGTAGGGTCGGATTAAACagctgttaaaaaaaagaaaaaaatggtgCACATGGTCCAATCAGAGAGTAGAAGAAGCTGCCATGGACCAATTAGGCAAGGCAATCAGACAGGGAGTTTCTGACAGTGATGAGGGGAACTTGGTGGAGGTTGCCGATGATATCTCCACCATGTTCTGCATCAACACTTACACTCCCCAAAACCTCGTCCCTGCACGCCTCTACACCACCACACTCCTACACCAttcccactacaccaccaccctaatACACACCCAACGCCCTTCTACACAACCACCCACTTCACCATCCCTGCTACACCAGCACCCTCTTACATAACCCCCAACTCttctacaccaccacccctcctacaTATCCCCCAACTCTtctacaccaccaccctcatACATCAATCCCCAcccttcaacaccaccaccatccctcctccccctcctgcatcACCCCCTACCCTTCTACCCCATCCCCACCTCATACACCACCCCACTTAGCCCCCTACACTACCACCCCACTGAACCACCACCCTTCTACAACTccacccactacaccactgccATCCTACACTATTCCCACTCACCTTCACCCTCCTACATCACCACCCCACCCTCCTACAACGCCACTCCCTCTACAGTCTACATCACCATCCTCCCGATGAGAAACGTCTGGCAGTCTGGTCCATCCAAAGTGTTCTCATCTCACAACAGAGAACACGTGGATACCGatgctgtgaatgtgtgcatataGGCAGTGGTAGAGAGGGAGGCACACTCTAGGCAGCAATATGGCTTTAAATATGCTTTTTCTCTGAGCTTATTGGTGATGTTTTATTATAAGAAGTATTACTTTGTTGTTCTCAGTTAGTTGAGACAGTATGAGATTACAATCTGAGAGGGATTGTGATCTGTGTTTCTTTTGAGTAATATAGGTTACTTCCGTTGAAGGCGTAGCAGCATGTCTGATAAAGCCCGATGCAATGTTTGCTGCTTGGAGGCAGAACGTTTGGTTTCACTTCCTGTTCGGCCGTACACTTCTGCTCCAATTAAAATTCAAACCCAACTGTTTATCATCAGCCAATCATCACACAACTTCAACACAGTGAGCTAAGACTTGTATTCAACAGGTAAATAAGTCAAGGCAGCTAACAAATAGGTTATGGTAGCTAATACACAAGCTAGGGCAGAGAAAAAGGTCAGACtcagtgctggtggtggtggaagagtgagtgagtgagtgagtcagtgagtgagtgagtgagtgagtgagtgtgtgagagagagagagagagagagagagagagagagagagagagagagagagagagagagagagagagagagagagagagagagagagagaaaaagagaaaaagagagggaagcACAGATGTAATAATCACTTCTTCTACTACTCGTAACACAAAGGTGTGGACAAAATTTGATTATTCCCTACTTAAGTATTTATTGAGAACGTAAAGGATTATTTTTATGACAGTAagtatttaaatgattatttgCACTCTAGAATTTAGCAAtaattaaaattattatttgtaCCGTAGTATTGAATACGTTTTTTTGGTGAAATTTGTCTTTCATTTCTCTGGAGCTCCCCTCCAGAGTCTAGGAGCTGTAGAGCTGGACCAGCGAGATGAGGAGCCTCttgcttctccttctcctccgcatGCCCACAGGTGATGGAACGGCATTTCTTGTTACACACCCTTGACAGCAAAGTATTTGGTTTATTGGAGCATGTGCTGTCCCACTGGCTTTGTGAGTGAGCTGAAACCTTGCTTAGCAGCAGGCATTTTACCGTGCCAGACAATGCAGAGCCGGTTTAAGCAAGGGCAAGCAGtagaatttcaaactgcaacaACATTTGAATAACTTACAAGAAAAGCTTATTCTGTAAACTTTCATTAACATTTAACAGTTAATAAATGATCAGATAACAATAACCTTATAACCGCAATGATGTGTGTGACAGGTTCTCTGCTGAAGGTCGATGGATGCAAGGGAGGAAGTGTGTTCTTTAACAAGCCTGAGcatttgaacctgacctgtGACAGAAATACTACCAAAAGGCTCCTTACAGAGGAAAACGGGATGGTCAAAATTGTTGGACTAGAGAAAGGAGACTCGACTTGCTTTTCGTTGAGTAGCCTAGAGCTCGAATTAAAAGACGGTAAGAGATGTTCTGTTTTCAATCGTGGATCTTAATGTGAAACAGTTACACAAGGAACAAGATATGCCAGTCAAGTTCTTATGGCGTGAATATCGTACACCCTACCTTCTGCTTTATGAATTCATGATACATGTGTATAAATATTTGTGTTTAAGATATGGTTCCTAGTCATTTATTTAACCGTATGCTTGTATTCTGGTGTACATCTATGCTGACTGTAGCAGTGCATTTCAATCTGTGTTTCCCAACCTGTGGGTCGGGAAGTCTGATATGCAAAACACTATAGATATTTGCTTTTTGACAAACCAAAAAGGTCTGAGAGGTCTCATAAGCTCACGCTATAAACAAACAGAGAGGCGAGGTGTTGATGGGGTCAGTTATGGACATACAAATGGGACTACAGGCCCGAAATGGTTTGCAAGCACTGATTCAAATCCTGGCATATCCCCCAAGGACAACGTGTGTTCAAAATGAAACTTTATTCACAGAGTGCCCAGGACCAATCACTCTTTGTCCTGGTCAAGGAGAGGAAGTCTCTGTACCATGTGACTATCCTGGTGCATTCGACAAATACGACAAATACTTTTGCAAAGAAGAAGGTAAATTTCAATGTAAAGAAATATTATCAAAGACCATGTCGATCAAGTTCCGCACAAACAAGGACTATGGAATTTACTGGTGTGGGTTCAACCACTCAAGCAACATCGTCCTGATCCAAAAAGTATCGATACAAAGTGAGTGTTAATTCACCTACAATTTAAATCAGACAGAAGGGGGTGTATATGTAATGATATTAATGTGATGCATCTACAGAGGGATTTTCAAGGCACTCAAACTTCTGAGGGTTTTATGGGGACAAATCTTCCACTACCAATGGTAGCACCCTACTGGTGATGCATGCTCACACTGGCTATCACGGTGGAGAGGTGGAAATGAAACCATCCAATCAGAGAACATGTTTACTTGTTAGAGAGCGGAGACACCTGGTTTAGCAACTATTCTTGTGATATGTGTCATGCGATCTTTAGTGACTAATCTAGACTTACCAATGGGTCTGTCTTCTCATGTCCTCCCACTGGCAGATGTCCCAGTGGAAAACCAGACCTCGGAGGTTGGTCGAAGTCTAACCTTCAAGTGTAACTACTCTGGCTCTTCGGGGGTCAAGCGTATCTGTAGGGGTCCACTGCAATATTGTCAGCAAATGTTGAACACCTCGCGACCCACAAACGGAAGGTATCACATGGAAGACGCAACGAACAACCACACCCTCACCATAACTATCAAGTCCCTGATAGAGCAGGACCGGCTGGTGCCATTCTGGTGCTACTCCAAGAATTCTGATGGAACCTTTAATATCCACAGCAAATTAAATCTGACCTTCGGTGAGTCACCATCACTGGGTCGCGACGGGACCAGTTTGGTTCCCTCCTTCTGTCCAGGACCAGGGTGGGGATGTGTTGTGGTTAGGGtttggggcctgcccgtaattccgacacctcattgttccgacgtctcaatggtccgaaatatttcccattagatcgacatgccactatgccgacggttcaatgttccgaaaacggaacccattggtccgtttgtccgacttttcaaaaaggaggcacattatgccgacggttcaatatgccgaataggcctacatataaagagttttatacctcgctcgcactctcggtctctctcgctctctcccactctctctcttacatatcacgttcacgatgaatattggagagcaaagtgacaacgcttcacttcatttcaacacagtgtttcagccccatggacagagagcgtaggtctaattctcaacacgggcacgaactcacacacacacacacacacacacacacacacacacacacacacacacacacacacacacacacacacacacacacacacacacacacacacacacacacacacacacacacacacacactttactaaatacacggtatgaggtataagtttgacaaaatcaataccagcgaaattatttaggaTAAAAAAGCCCACtgcaaacacagtaaacaacacatataggccctAAAGCTACTAAAGATAACATGAATTGAaacgtcggcctaatgcgcctcctttttgaaaagtcttGACAAACGGACCTTTGGAcgaatgggttccgttttcggaacattgaaccgtcggcatagtggcatgtcgatctaatgggaaatatttcggaccattgagacgtcggaacaatgagatgtcggaattacggcatggcacctaGGGTTTAGGGTGTtcagggtttagggttagagtaTCAGGCCAGAACAGAACCAGTTACACGTTCCATAGTACAGGAGAACATAGGACAGCAGTTGCATAGGTTAGTGAGAATGTTAGTAGGTATGTAAGCACAGGTTAGTCGGATTATGTAAAGGTTAGTATAGATCAGAAGATTAGTACATATAGTTTCTTTCACGTCTATGTGGGCTGAACACAGGGACGTTGTGGTCGGATGGTTTCAGAGCAAAGGGGAAGTGGTTTTTGCAAGAGAAAAATACCTTATTTTTGCAAGAGAAAAATACCTTCTTTTTGCAAGAGAAAAATACGTAAATCTGTTATAGACAAAGTGTGCAGTAATTTTTCTTTGATTCACTGGTGAACAGACTTAATAACATGATTCATTTGGTTTTGTATCGAAAGTTAGGCTTACGGTAATGGTGCAGAGTTTAGCCCATGCTAACACTGTGGATTTGTAttcacaggcacaggcacaatCATCTCCGAGGATGGGCTGTCTCTGCCGGTTTCCATAGTGAGGGGGGTGGCTGCTGGGGTGCTGATGGTGATGCTAGTTAGTCTAGGCACATGGAAAtgtaagcgcacacacacacacacacacacacacacacacacacacacacacacacacacacacacactaggctaCTTGACCACACCAGACTACACCGCACAACACTAAATTAAGTTAATAATTGATTCAAGAACCAATCATCTTGTTTATTTCAAGGCCTTTCATCTAGAAACCCAAGGGAAGGACAGAAACTAggggtatgtatgtatgtacgtgttttgtcagagtgtgtgttttgtctgtgtgtgttttgtctgcgtgtgtgtgttttaactgtgtgtgtgtgttttttctgtgtgtgtgggggtgttttgtgggtgtgtgtattgtctgtgtcgatgtgtgttttgtctgtgtcggtgtgtctgtgtgccttaTTTTTCCTTCTTAACCTCCCCACCCAGGAAGTTAATATCTATGAGGAGATACAACGGCGCCCTCTTGAGCCCATCTTCTTCTCTTCGATCTGCGTCACCGcaacccacccctccacctctcttcaCTTCTCAACTGTTGCCTTCAAAGCGAACTCGGATGAGCGCTGTGTCGTTGTGACCCCCAAGGACGCTGAATACCCTGTTCTAAaggcagccccccgccccccagacgAAGCCTCCCCCACAGGTCCAGCAACCAGGAGCTCTAGCAGCCTCTCAGAGGAACAGTTGGCCAATTTAACGCAGCAGGACTAGGGCCGGGGCAGCGGGAAAACGTTTTTCTATAACGTTGTTTCACTATCCATTACAATCTGTGTAATACGATTTTGTTAACAACATGTGCCGCTGATGGCGTGTTTCCATAATAGTGTTCATCATTCATCACTTAAATAGGTGAGTGACTCACTTACTTGCCATTACATGTATTCTACCGCCGTCGGGAACCATCAGTTGCGTGAGTGGCCCAGCGCTGCGGTGTTGTGGTGCGGCCGGCCCGAGTTCGCGTCCTGAGAATGTCATAATTGactttttatataataaatatgtcttacGATTTCCCCAGGAGCACAAAAAAAGGACCACATTTGTTTTCATtgaatgcattttttatttagtaATCCTCCCGGAGCTGtgggaataaaatataaattaaatacaTTCCAAACACAAGAACCTGTGCAGTGTTTGAATTTGTACTTACTTCCTTTTCCAGCTTCTTGATTTCAAGTTGAACTTTGCGCATTTTCAGTCGCTTATACTCGATATCAAGCAGGAGGTGCCTTTTGTAAATGGCCTTGACATCCTGTGAAACAAATAGGTCAGAATAGCTTGTACAAATGTTCTGTGGTACCAATGTGTATAGTTGTATAGTTACTCACTTCATTTTGTCCTGCTGCTCGTCTCGTCTCAGGGATGCTCTACAGAAGGTGGTTGTTCTTATTACAGACATTTGAGAATGTAAAAATGCCAAAAAGACTATACATTTTCCCACTTACATCTGATACATCGGTGACAGCAGACGAGGCCTCCTCATCTGGTTCATCCAATGTGAACATTTGTTCAACCTGCAAGAACAACAATTAGTAAACCTGAATGGAAAAAATGTGCAGGTTAAGGAACAAACTAAATACTCACTTCTTGTTGGCCAAATACATCCTCCTGTGGAGGATCCACCAATTCTACGGTGTCATCAGGAACAAGAAAATcattcaattaaaataaaaccaaCTGAATGACAGTTGGTAGGCTAAGCATGCCGTCAGCCATAGCCTACCTTGTTTTAATGGTCTTCCCCGGTTGAGGGCCAAAGCCAGGTCCTCGGCTGGAGTGAGGCCCTTTGGTGGATTCCCCCCACCTGTCTTAAGGCTGTCACTTTTCTTCTTTGTTGCTATAATAGCAAACTCAAGATTAACAACAATTTTAACAATTTCCTCTATAACAATGTAGTATACTCTAGTCTATTCCAATGTAGGCTACTTACCACTCTGcaatatgtttttatgtttggtTTTAACCTGTATCCATGTTCTTTTGTCGTTGCCGAGACCACTTCTGTTGAGATAAATACTATGGTTAGTCaatttagatatttttttctgGCTGCATTTACTATGCCTCTCttttcaaagaaatggaaaatacaTGGCATGAAAAGTTCGTTGAATTGTCCAGTAATCCTTTCTTTATTACTAATAgcgtggggattgaaccccg belongs to Gadus morhua chromosome 13, gadMor3.0, whole genome shotgun sequence and includes:
- the LOC115556725 gene encoding uncharacterized protein LOC115556725 isoform X2, which gives rise to MDKRSEKARAGFFSSGEQKLLIEVYEDYKHIITQKGNTIIINKNRDAAWQVIADRLNASGLGNDKRTWIQVKTKHKNILQSATKKKSDSLKTGGGNPPKGLTPAEDLALALNRGRPLKQELVDPPQEDVFGQQEVEQMFTLDEPDEEASSAVTDVSDSIPETRRAAGQNEDVKAIYKRHLLLDIEYKRLKMRKVQLEIKKLEKELREDY
- the LOC115556727 gene encoding uncharacterized protein LOC115556727 isoform X2; this translates as MDKRSEKARAGFFSSGEQKLLIEVYEDYKHIITQKGNTIIINKNRDAAWQVIADRLNASGLGNDKRTWIQVKTKHKNILQSATKKKSDSLKTGGGNPPKGLTPAEDLALALNRGRPLKQELVDPPQEDVFGQQEVEQMFTLDEPDEEASSAVTDVSDSIPETRRAAGQNEDVKAIYKRHLLLDIEYKRLKMRKVQLEIKKLEKELREDY
- the LOC115556725 gene encoding uncharacterized protein LOC115556725 isoform X1, with the translated sequence MDKRSEKARAGFFSSGEQKLLIEVYEDYKHIITQKGNTIIINKNRDAAWQVIADRLNASGLGNDKRTWIQVKTKHKNILQSATKKKSDSLKTGGGNPPKGLTPAEDLALALNRGRPLKQELVDPPQEDVFGQQEVEQMFTLDEPDEEASSAVTDVSDSIPETRRAAGQNEDVKAIYKRHLLLDIEYKRLKMRKVQLEIKKLEKEDANSGRPHHNTAALGHSRN
- the LOC115556727 gene encoding uncharacterized protein LOC115556727 isoform X1; translation: MDKRSEKARAGFFSSGEQKLLIEVYEDYKHIITQKGNTIIINKNRDAAWQVIADRLNASGLGNDKRTWIQVKTKHKNILQSATKKKSDSLKTGGGNPPKGLTPAEDLALALNRGRPLKQELVDPPQEDVFGQQEVEQMFTLDEPDEEASSAVTDVSDSIPETRRAAGQNEDVKAIYKRHLLLDIEYKRLKMRKVQLEIKKLEKEDANSGRPHHNTAALGHSRN
- the LOC115556723 gene encoding protein SEC13 homolog gives rise to the protein MVSVINTVDTSHEDMIHDAQMDYYGTRLATCSSDRTVKIFDVRNGGQILVADLRGHEGPVWQVAWAHPMYGNILASCSYDRKVIVWKEENGSWDKMYEYTGHESSMNSVCWGPYDFGLILACGSSDGAISLLTFTGEQQWDVKKISNAHTIGCNAVSWAPAVVPGSLVDQPSGQKPNYVKRFVSGGCDNLVKLWKEEDGQWKEDQKLEAHSDWVRDVGWAPSIGLPTSTIASCSQDGRVFIWTCEDPTGNTWTPKLLHKFVDVVWHVSWSITGNILAVSGGDNKVTLWKESMDGQWACISDVSKGQGAVSSITDTQQSEQ
- the LOC115556721 gene encoding uncharacterized protein LOC115556721 isoform X1, giving the protein MRSLLLLLLLRMPTGSLLKVDGCKGGSVFFNKPEHLNLTCDRNTTKRLLTEENGMVKIVGLEKGDSTCFSLSSLELELKDECPGPITLCPGQGEEVSVPCDYPGAFDKYDKYFCKEEGKFQCKEILSKTMSIKFRTNKDYGIYWCGFNHSSNIVLIQKVSIQNVPVENQTSEVGRSLTFKCNYSGSSGVKRICRGPLQYCQQMLNTSRPTNGRYHMEDATNNHTLTITIKSLIEQDRLVPFWCYSKNSDGTFNIHSKLNLTFGTGTIISEDGLSLPVSIVRGVAAGVLMVMLVSLGTWKCLSSRNPREGQKLGEVNIYEEIQRRPLEPIFFSSICVTATHPSTSLHFSTVAFKANSDERCVVVTPKDAEYPVLKAAPRPPDEASPTGPATRSSSSLSEEQLANLTQQD
- the LOC115556721 gene encoding uncharacterized protein LOC115556721 isoform X2, yielding MRSLLLLLLLRMPTGSLLKVDGCKGGSVFFNKPEHLNLTCDRNTTKRLLTEENGMVKIVGLEKGDSTCFSLSSLELELKDECPGPITLCPGQGEEVSVPCDYPGAFDKYDKYFCKEEDVPVENQTSEVGRSLTFKCNYSGSSGVKRICRGPLQYCQQMLNTSRPTNGRYHMEDATNNHTLTITIKSLIEQDRLVPFWCYSKNSDGTFNIHSKLNLTFGTGTIISEDGLSLPVSIVRGVAAGVLMVMLVSLGTWKCLSSRNPREGQKLGEVNIYEEIQRRPLEPIFFSSICVTATHPSTSLHFSTVAFKANSDERCVVVTPKDAEYPVLKAAPRPPDEASPTGPATRSSSSLSEEQLANLTQQD
- the LOC115556721 gene encoding uncharacterized protein LOC115556721 isoform X3, yielding MRSLLLLLLLRMPTGSLLKVDGCKGGSVFFNKPEHLNLTCDRNTTKRLLTEENGMVKIVGLEKGDSTCFSLSSLELELKDECPGPITLCPGQGEEVSVPCDYPGAFDKYDKYFCKEEGKFQCKEILSKTMSIKFRTNKDYGIYWCGFNHSSNIVLIQKVSIQSTGTIISEDGLSLPVSIVRGVAAGVLMVMLVSLGTWKCLSSRNPREGQKLGEVNIYEEIQRRPLEPIFFSSICVTATHPSTSLHFSTVAFKANSDERCVVVTPKDAEYPVLKAAPRPPDEASPTGPATRSSSSLSEEQLANLTQQD